Genomic segment of Truepera radiovictrix DSM 17093:
TAACACGTCGGCCAACGCAGGCCTTGGGGCGCGCTGTGGCGTATCATCGGGGCATGGAACGCACCACCGTTTTGCTCCCCCCCGAGTTGAAAGCGCGGGCGGAGCGGGCCGCCAAAGCTGCAGGCGTTTCGCTCGGCGAGCTGATCCGCAGCGCGCTCGAGGCCAGAGTCGCCCAGGCGCGCGACCCGCTCTTCGCCGACGAGGTCGCATTCCCAGAGGATACGGAACCCGATCTCGCCCTCGAGCACGACCGCTACCTCTACGACGACGGTCGTTGACCGTGTTTTTCGTTGACTGTGGCTGTTGATGGTGTTCGTTGACACGTCGGCCTTTCTGGCGCGCTACTTGAGAAACGACCAGTTTCACGGGGCCGCGCTGACCATCTGGCGTGGCCTCGAGCGCTCTGAAGCGCGCCTCTACACCAGCAACTTCGTGCTCGACGAGACCTTGACGCTGCTCGGGCGACGCGCGAACTACGCGTTTGCCGCCGAACGCGGAGCGGCCATCTATGCCTCGCAGGCGCTTCGCATCCTGCGTCCGGACGAGGCGGACGAGCGCGTCGCCCTTGAACTCTTCGCCAAGTATGCGGATCAACGCGTGAGTTTCACCGATGCGGTGTCCTTCGCGCTGATGCGCCGTCACCGGCTGGAACGCGCGTTCAGCTTCGACCGGCATTTTGCTCACGCCGGGTTTGCAGTGGTGGACAACTGACCCGCCCTCACAGCGCCAGCGCCATCTGCCGCATCGCCCCCAGGTGATAGGCCGCGTGCGGCGCGAGCGCCAGAATGCCCGTCAGCGTCGGCAGGTCGAAGGTGCTCAAGTCGCTCTTTTCCAGCGCAGCAAGAAGCGTCTCGTATTCCCGCCGCAAGTCGGCCCGCAGCCGCTCCCACGCGGCAGCGTCCACGCGGTCTACGCTCCAGCTCTCTGACCACTTGGCCTGCGGCTCCTCGCCCCGCGCGAAGGCGTTCGCCATCGCTAAGCTCCAGCGCAAATGCTCGGTGTGCGCCGCAATTGAAGCCCCGCCCAGCTGCTTGGATGCGGCCTCGGCGCTGAGGCCGTCCAGGGTCTCGAGCAGCCCCACGTCTAACGAACCAGGTGTAGGCTTTGGTCTTGCCCAAGTAGGCTTCGCGGAGTAGCTCGAGCACGCTCTCCTTAAACGCTTCTTGCATGTCGCCTCCGTTCATCCGGCTTTGTACATCCACATGCCCCACGTGCCCGGACCGACCGTCTCCAGTGGTGTGAGACGGGGGCTGTCCTCACTGCCTCTACAGTCGCCCATACGCGCGCAGGGTTTTGAGGGCGTTCAAGGTGACGATGCTCCGGCATTCCAGTTCCACCCCCGGGCTGATAGCCTCCCAGCCGATGGACTAGCCGCCGTCCTCCTGCTGCTTAGCGGCTAAGGCGTCCAGATGCCGCTCAAAAAGTGTCCTCTCGTAGAGGCGTGCGGCCTAAGCTGTCTGGCGTGGGCGCGAAGGCGTAGGGCGGAAAGACGTAGCCGGGCGCGTCCGTCGCCAGCTCGGTATTGCGCCGGATATCGTCGGCAAGACGGGTAAGAGCTTTCTCGGCTCTGTCCCGGTCGGGGACGTGCTCCAAAAACACCAGCACGCTCAGCAGCGTGTGCGGGTCGGACTCGGCGAGAACCTCGAGCCTTTCCCAAACGAACGCCGTCGCCGCCCCCAGCCACGGATGCGTCACGCCCAGCGCGTAGAGCAGCCCCGCGACGCTCGCGGTCGGGTTGAGGCTGGCGGGTGGGCCTGGGTCGGTGTTCCACCAGGGCGCGCGGGGTGCGTCGGCCACCGTTTCCAGAACGAAGGGTAAGCCGCCCTCCGGGGTGGTGAGGGTCGGCAAGAAACCCAGGATGCGCTCCAGCGTTCTAGCGTCCGAGCCGATGTCGGCCAAGACCCGAAGCGCCTGCTCCTGGTCGATGGGCTGCGGATTGGAGCTGCGCTTGTCGGGCTCGAGACCGTAGGCGAACCCGCCCACCTCGGTCTGGTAGGCCAGCAGCGAGCGCAGCACGGCCTCGCGCGGGCCGTTTTCGAAGAGGTGGTGAAAGAGGTGGCGTTCCAAGAGCCGCCCGTCTTGCTGAAAAAACGTTTTGGCCCGCTCCAAGATGCCCGTCATGAAGCCCCCTCCGACGAGCTTGAGGCAAACGCCAACCCCCGCTCGGCGA
This window contains:
- a CDS encoding ribbon-helix-helix protein, CopG family — encoded protein: MERTTVLLPPELKARAERAAKAAGVSLGELIRSALEARVAQARDPLFADEVAFPEDTEPDLALEHDRYLYDDGR
- a CDS encoding DinB family protein, with product MGLLETLDGLSAEAASKQLGGASIAAHTEHLRWSLAMANAFARGEEPQAKWSESWSVDRVDAAAWERLRADLRREYETLLAALEKSDLSTFDLPTLTGILALAPHAAYHLGAMRQMALAL
- a CDS encoding type II toxin-antitoxin system VapC family toxin — translated: MVFVDTSAFLARYLRNDQFHGAALTIWRGLERSEARLYTSNFVLDETLTLLGRRANYAFAAERGAAIYASQALRILRPDEADERVALELFAKYADQRVSFTDAVSFALMRRHRLERAFSFDRHFAHAGFAVVDN